GTACCCGTTCCGCGAAGCGGCCGAACGCGCGCCGCTGGTGCTTGCCGTAGGACGATTGGTTGAGAAAAAGGGCTTCGACGACCTGATCGCCGCCTGCGCTCGCATCCGGGACCAGGGCGTTATGTTCCGCTGTGAGATTATCGGAGACGGCGATCTGGGTGAGAAACTCGAGAAGCAGATCCGCCAATCGGACCTGCAGGACACCGTCACGCTGCTGGGGGCCCGCTCTACGGACGAGGTCGCGGCCCGGATGCGCGAGGCGGCCGCGTTCGTGATGCCGTGCATCACCGCTTCCACCGGCGACCGTGACGGCATGCCCACGGTGTTGCTCGAGGCGATGGCGACCGGCGCGCCGTGCATCGGAACCACTGTTACGGGCATCCCGGAACTGATCGAGCACGAGGTCACGGGCCTGCTCCACCCGGAGAGGCGTCCCGACTTGATCGCTGATTCCATTATCCGGCTGTTGACTGACGAAGCGCTCGGGCGCGAGCTGGCGGTGGCCGCACGCGAGCAGATCGAGCGTGAGTTCGACATCGAGAAGAACTCGGTCGTGCAGCGGGAGATCTTTCAGCAGACGTCAACCACCGCTTGGTCCGAACTTGCGGAGGCCGTCTGATGCGCGTCGCCTATGTCTGTGCCGATCCGGGGATCCCCGTGTTCGGTGCGAAGGGCTGCTCCCTGCACGTCCAGGAGATCCTCCGCGCGCTGACCGCTCGCGGTGACTCAGTAGACCTCTTTGCGGTCCGTGTTGGGGGAGATCCGCCTCCCGGACTGGAGTCGGTGACCACGCACTTGGTTCCGGTGGCGAGGAGCAGTTCGGCCGCCGAACGGGAGCAGTCGCTGGCGTCGGCGGGCGAGTCGCTCGCCGAGATGCTCGAACAGAACGGCCCCTTCGAGCTGGTTTACGAACGCCACGCGTTGTGGAGTGCGGCCGCGATGCAGTGGGCCGAGCGGCGCGGCGTCGCCTCGATCTTGGAGGTCAATGCGCCGCTGCTACAAGAGCAGGCCGAGCACCGCACATTGGTGGACGGCGAGTTGGCCCGGCAGACCGCAGCCTTGTCGGTGACGTCTGCTGGCGTGGTGGCGTGCGTCTCGGACCGAGTCACGGAGTACGCGCTAGATCTTGGCGCCGAACAAGGGGCGACGATGGTGGTCCCCAACGGCGTGCGGCCCGACCTGTTCGGCCAACGCCGCCCGAGGGCGAACGCGTCGTCCCCGTTTGCGGTCGGATTCGTCGGTTCGCTCCGCCCGTGGCACGCGGTGGACGACTTGTACCTGGCTTTCGGGATGATGCTCGACGCCCACCCGCTGGCGGACAGCCGGCTGTTGGTCGTTGGCGACGGGCCGCGTCGGGAGTCGCTGGAAGAGCTGATCGCCGCGCAGCCGCCGGAACGCCAGCACCGTTTCCAGCTTGGCGGCGCCGTGCCTCCTGCTGAGATCCCGGGTTGGTTATCGCGCTTTGACGTGGCGGTGGCGCCCTACGCGGCAGAGGGCGACTGCTATTTCTCGCCCCTCAAGCTGTTTGAGTACATGGCGGCCGGTCTGCCCATCGTGGCGGCCGACTGCGGGCAGATGAGCGAAGTCATCACCCACGGGCAGACGGGGCTACTGTACCAGCCCGGCAATCTGTGCGACCTGCGTGATCAGCTCTCTCTGCTCCGCGACGACCCGCTGCTCGCCGAGCAGATGGGCGCCGCCGCCCGTCAGGAGGCGGCCGGTCGACACAGTTGGAACCACAGACTAGACGCCATCCTCCACGCGGCGGGACTCGTCGGTGGGTGCACGGTAGTTGGATAACCGAGACCGATCAAAAATGGCGAAGCAAAAACCAATCCGCCACGCCCTCCCGGAGTTCGTGAGAGCGGCCAAGCACTTCCGCGGCGACCTCGCCCGCGAGAAGTGGCGGGCTGCGCAGGCGTTCTCCGCCCTGCTGATCGGCGTGCTCGCGCAGCTACTGGAGCCGTGGCCGCTAAAGTTCATTATCGACTCGGTGCTTACGCCCGGCGGCAAGGCCGACCCGCTGCCGTCGGTCTTTCAGGGCTCGCCGGTCGTCGCGTTGGCTGCGACGGGGGCGGCGTTCGTGGCGATCATTGGCGTGCGGGCCACGGCCAGCTACATCGAGTCGGTCGGGTTCGCGATGATCGGCAGCCGGATTGTCGCCCGGCTGCGGTCGCGGTTGTTCTGCCATCTGCAGGCGCTGCCGCTGGCGTTCCACAACAAGTCACGCCAGGGCGACCTGCTGGCGCGGGTCGTGGGCGACATCCGTCTGGTGCGCGACGTCGCGGTGACCGCGGTGCTGCCGTTGGTGGCGAGCGTTCTGGTGCTAGTCGGTATGGCGGGCGTGATGCTGTGGGTCAACTGGCGGCTTGGGCTGGTCGCTTTGGCGGTGCTCCCACTGTTCCTGCTCTCGACCGTCAAGACCGGCCGCAAGATCCACCACGCCGCGCGGAAGCAGCGACTGCACGAGGGCGCCATCGCCGCCAGCGCGGCCGAGGCCATCTCGTCGATGCAAGTGGTCAAGGCGCTGTCGCTGGAGTCCCGGTTCGAGGCGAGCTTCGCCGTCAACGAGAACCGCAGCGCATCCGACGAGGTCAAGACCCGCAAGCTCGCCGCGCGGCTCTCTCGCTCTACCGACCTGCTGATCGCGTTGTCGACCGCGATCGTGCTGGTCTACGGCGGCCGCCTGGTGCTCGCCGAGACCATGACGATTGGCGGGCTGGTCGTCTTCCTCACCTACATGAAGCGGGGGCTGCGGCCGCTGAAGGACTTCGCCAAGTACGCGGCGCGGCTGTCGAAGGCGTCGGCCGCCGCGCAGCGGATCTTCGAGCTGCTCGAGATGCAGCCGGACTCCGATGGCGAGGACGGCCGCGAGGAGGCGCCGCGATTCAAAGGAGCGATCGAATTCCGCGGCGTCGACTACAGCTACAGCCCGGACGCGCCGGTGCTCCAGCAGTTCTCCGCAACCATTGCCCCGGGCGAGTTTGTCGCGATCGTGGGCGAGTCAGGCGTCGGCAAGTCGACTCTACTGAGCCTGCTGCTGCGGTTCTACGAACCAGAGAGTGGCGAAGTGCTCATCGACTCAGCACCAGTGGACCTGTGGCAGCGGGCTTCGGTCCGGTCGCAGATGAGCATCGTGCTGCAGGATACAGTCTTATTCGCGGGCACGATCGCCGAGAACATCGCCTATGGCGCCGCCGATGTCTCTCAGGATATGGTCGAGGCCGCCGCCAAGTTGGCGCGGGCTCACGAGTTCACTAGCAAGTTTCCCGACGGGTATGAAACGATCGTGGGCGAACGCGGCGTAACCCTCTCGCACGGCCAACGCCAGCGGATCGCGATTGCTCGCGCCGCGGTCCGCGACGCGCCGATTTTGCTGCTGGACGAGCCGGCCACCGCGCTCGATCAGCAAAACAAAGCCCTGACGCGGGCTGGGCTAGCGAGTCTCGCAGCGGGTCGGACGACCCTTCTTGTCACGCACGACCTTAAGGACGCCGTGGACGCCGACCGGGTGCTGCTGATTAAAGATGGGCGGGTCGCCGAGGAGGGGACGCACGACGAGCTTGTGCAGAAGGGCGGATCGTATGCCGATCTCCACCGGGCACAGCGAGGTCACGCCGCCGATCGTTCCACGCAATCGGCGGGGGTGGCGGCCCCTTAGCCCATGGTCGCCGACGATCAACAACTTGTTGCCCGGGACGGCGCAATCCGCGGGCTCGAGCGAGTGCTGTCGCCTGCAGCGTTGGCAGCGGCCCTGCAGGGGCTTGGCGTTGCTCACGCCGACAAACGCCTAGTCGGATACTTGCGTTACAAGCCTGGGGCGAGCTGCCTCGCGTCGCTCAGCGTTGCTGACGCGGCCGGTCCGCCTGACGCCTACGCGATTGCTTTCGCCGACTCGCATGCAGAGAAGCTGGCTAACATCGTCGACCGGGCGGAGGTCGGACAGTGCGATATCGATCGGGAGTCCAACATCGTCGTGTGGCGGGCCCCTTTTGACCGCAGGTTGCCATCGCTGGCAAAGCTCGTCGACGTGGGTTCGGGTCTGCTCGGTCGGCTGCTGCCCGAGGCGTTTGACGACCGCCCGGTTCAGCTCGCCGGTTTGCGCTACAAGCCCGAGCGGAGATTTGTCGCGAGGATCGACCGCGGTGATTCTGCGGCGGCGGTCGTGAAGCTCTACAGCCAGCAGGGATACCAGACCGCCTGGCGGGCCTCCAAGTCGCTAGCAGGTCTTCCGACAGCGTCGCGTCAATGCCCTGTCGGCCACTCTAGCCGGCACGGAGCGATTGCTTACGACTGGGCGCCGGGCGTGGCGATTACCGATTGGCGGGCCGCGGCGGCCGATGCGGGTCCGGCCGTGGCGGCGCTGCACGGCGCCCGAGCCGGCAAGCTTCCAGAGCTGACGGCCGCAACGTTGATTGCTCGCCTGAAGCCTATCGCGGCGTCGCTCCGCTGGCTCGTCCCGCAGGCGGGCGACGCGATTGATGCCGCCGCCGCGCGTATCGCCGCGATGGTGGCCGAAGTTAAACCTCGCAGAGCTGTCCTGCACGGCGACCTGCACACCGAGCAGTTCCTCGCCGCTGAGCACGGAGTTAACCTCATCGACTTTGACCGCGCTTGCCTGGGCCCCCCAGAATGGGACCTCGCGAATCTGCGGACCGATCTCTGGGAACGCGTCCACGGCGCCGATGGCGACTCCGCCTGGAGCGCCTTCCTCGAAGCATACAGGCGTGTGGCGCCGGCCGATACTGAGGCGATCGCCGCGTTCTCCGCGGTCCGTCTGTTCGAGCAGGCGATTAACCCCTTCCGGCTCCGCCATGCTAGCTGGCAAGAGCAACTCGTCGCACGCGTCGCCGACGCGCGACGGATAGTTGAGCCCGGACGGACCTGCGGCGTTGTCAGCCCTCGCCAGCCCGTACCTGAGGACGAGCGACTCCCCTGGCTCGCCGAGGCCTGTGACCCGACCACGGTTTCTGACGCGGTCGCAGAACTGCTCCCCGGCCTGGCGATCGACGCGGCGAAGCTGGTGCGTCACAAGCCTGGCCGACGGGGCATCGTCTACTACCAGGCGGCGAGTGGCGCCGAGGGGCAGGCGTCACAGATCGTTGGCAAAACTGAACGCAAGCCCCGGCATCACCAGCGGCTCAAACTGCAGCGGCTGTTGTGGGAGGCGGACTTCCACGATCAGTCGGCCGACGGAGTTTCGGTCGCGCGTCCCATGGGGGGGCTGCCACAGTGGAACATGTGGCTGCAGTCGCACGTCGAAGGGCTGGGCGGCTGGGGTGCGCTCGACGGCGATGACGCGCCGGCCGCGGCGCGACACGCAGCCCGGGCGATCGCGAAGCTCCACGCGACTAGCCTGCTAGTCGACAAGAAGCACGGCTTCGCCGAGGAGGCAGAAATCCTCTCGGACCGCCTAGGCGAGGCGGCTTCCATGGCGCCCGAGTTGTCGCGTCGGATCCGCCGAGTTCGGGATCATTGCCTTGAGATGCTCGCTGCTCAGCCCGCCGCCAACTCCGTGCTGCTGCACCGAGACTTTTACCCCGACCAATTGATCTACGGCGAGGGACGCGTCACCCTCCTCGATCTGGACCTCGTCTGCCACGGGCCGGCGGCCATCGACGTCGGCAACTTTACGGGGCACCTCGTGGAGATGGCCATCCGCACGGGCAATCCAGCACGTTACGACGCCGTAGAATCTGCCTTCGTTGGCGAGTACCTGCAAACTGCCAATTCGGCTAGTCCCAAAGCGATTGAGGCGACCAAGCTCGCGACGCTCGCTCGCCATCTCTATATCAGTCAAACCCGAAAGCAACGCAGGCAATTCACTTCGGACATCCTGGCGAACTGCGAACGGATGATGGCCGACCGTGAGCGGTAGAATGTTCACGAGAGCGAAACTGGCTTCGTCCGGCGGGTAGGTGAGCGACGACCTCGAGGTTATGAGAGGCTTTTCCTAGGTCCGCTAAAACCCTACTAGGGCAGGTTATTTCGAATCTTACTACCCTCTTAAATCGTTTGCAAACGCGCGCAAATTGTCGCAAGCCCGTGCAACTCCTCGCACGATTGCGAATGGAAAAGAGGTAGCCGCGCGAGGCCGCGCTCGCGAGCAACGAGAGATGCTCGCCGGGTAGTTGATCTACGAAGCCAACTCGGGAGAATCAAAGCCAACACCAGGGGTTCGGAAAGTTTGTCACCCTGGTTTTCCCGCGACTTGTGCAGGGGTGGCTTTCTGATGTCAAGCTGGTACTCGCCGTTGTTCTTCTTGCTCGCAACGTCTACCGAAGCGCAGCTGCGCAAGCAGATCGAGTTTCTCAATGCGGAGAACGAGATACTGCGTAAGCACGTCCCGAAGCAACGCATCTTCCTCGATAACGAGGATCGCGAGCGGCTTCTGAAGTTGGGGGACGCGGTCGGCAAAGGAGTGCTCCAGCTGGTCAGCATCGTCAGCCCTCGAACCTACCAGAGGTGGCAACGGCGGGTAAGCCAAGGGGAGAAGCCGGCGAAGAAAATGGGGCGCAAGGGCACGTCAGAATCCGTTCGTGCGATCGTCGTGCGCTTGGCGAGAGAAACCGGGTGGGGGTATGGCCGTATCGTTGGTGAGTTGCGGAAGCTGCGCATCAAGTGCGTCGGCCGCACAACGGTACGGACAATCCTGAAGGAAGCGGGCATTCACCCAGGCCCAAAGCGGGGGAAGGGGACCTGGCACGAGTTCGTCAAAATCCACTCCGACACGCTTTGGCAAGCCGACTTCTTCTCCAAGACGGTCGTCACCAAAGCCGGCCTAAAGCAGGCCTTCGTGCTCGCTTTCCTGCACGTTGACTCAAGGCGGGTGATTTGCTCGCCGGCGACCTTCAAGCCGGACGACGATTGGGTGACCGCTCAAGCCGAAGCGATGCTCAAAGAGGCCGACAAGGCCGATCTCCCCGTCCGGTTCCTGGTTCGAGACAAGGACTTCAAGTACAGCAAGCGGTTCGACGCGGTATACGAGCAAGCCGATGTCGCCGTCGAGCCGACCGTGCCGCGAGCACCCAATCAGAACGCTTTCATTGAGCGGTGGATTGGGTCGATCAAGGGCGAATGCTTGGATCGTTTCATCGCCTTCGGCCTAGACCATCTCGACTATCTCGTCCGAGAGTATGCCCGCTACTACAACGAGCTACGCCCGCACCAAAGCAAAGACAACAAGCCACTGCTGGGCGTTTGGCAGGACTCCGAAGGTCCGCCAATCGAATCTAGCGAGCTCGTCTGCCGTGAGCGGCTTGGCGGCGTGCTGAAGCACTTCGAGCGGCCCGCTGCGTAGGTCAAATGGCGGGCGATTTGTCAGAATCTATATTATCACAACGTGATCTTGCTGCATCACTGCGCAGAAAATCCCTACGAGTTCTCAGCTGACCTGCTCTCGACAACTTGATACACGATTGACGAACGATTAACCGGGGAAAGCTTCTGGGGCAGATGCCAACACGTGCTCGGAGAGACGCTAAAATCGCCGCGTCCGAAGTACGCTAGAGCCAGGTGGGGGTAAGCCCGAGCGCGGCTGCCTTGATCTCGAACTCTGATCGCTCGCGATTGGGTTTCAAGCCGTCGCCGTCCTCCATTATCCAGCCGAACGACTTCGCCGCCTCTGTCGCGTCCGAAGCCTGTCCCGCCAGCAGGAGGTTGATCACCACCTGATCAAGACGACTCAAGTGCATTGCTTCGAGTCTATAGTCAACGAAGGCTTCCCATGCGATGGGCACCCACTTCGCAACGATCTCTCGTCCTATTACGCTCGCGTACGCGCGAATTTCGTGCTGAGCGTGGTCATCCATGCGCAATGCGAGGAAGTGAAAGAGATTGTGTAGATCGATCTTCCAGTATGCCTCCGTGTAGGTGGATAAAGGGAGATCTTTCCTTGCCTGCTCGCGCGCGACGCCAGCAGCAAGCCTTTCTTGGTAAACTTCCTCGGCTAGCTGATGTAGCTCAGCTTCCCGGCTGGACAGCAGCTTTCCACTATCCGTAGCGAGGCAGTCACCACTTCCCTGTTTATTTGAGCGAGACTGAACTCTCCAACTTTCGGCGGGGGTCTTCTGCTTGGCGTCGATCGCTTCAGAATAGCGTGTCGAGTACTCGTTTACATTCGCTGTGCGGTGCCGAATCCACTGACGCCACGCATCCATCGGTACGCGCACGTGAAGTTTAACTTCGCACATCTCAAATGGCGTAGAGTGCCTATTCCTCATCAGGTACCGAATAAGTCCTCGGTCTTCACTTACTCGCTTCGTTCCAGCACCGTAAGAAATACGCGCCGCTTGCACAATCGATGAATCATCACCCATCGTATCGACTAGCCGAACGAAACCGTCATCTAGTACTTTATGTAGATAACCACCAGGCATCGTTGAATGATCGGGGCTCATGTCTTCTCGCTAGATTCCAGGGTGGTTTCAATCGAATCGCCAATGCCGTGAGAGTAGGCGACGTTGAAATCCCCCGACGGAAGGTAAGTAAGACCGACTTCTTCCAGGTCCCAATGAATGTTGAATAAACTAATCGCTGACAACTTGGGGCCAAGCGATGCGCACACTACGTTATACGAGTCTTTGAGCGCATCAATTCTGGCTCGTAAAACCGATTCTCCAAAACCTGGTCCGTAAGCATCCAAATCAACAATCTCTACACCGTTTTGTGTTCCAAACTCCAATCTGTACTTCTCCATCCATTGAGCGTTCTGGGGGTCGACGCTGTCTCGCTGCAATGCCAGGCAAACAAAGGCTGGTTCGTAAAACTCAATCAGGTGCCTAACTCGGTCGAAATCATATCCGGCCGTAATCACCAATGCGGTCCGCTTTCCCATTGCAGAAATACCGGACATCTTGAAGACTAGCCGTGGTCGCCTAGGGTCGCGACTGAGCCAATCCCCATAGCCCTCAGGGCGGTGATAAACAACACTGACCTCTACGGAGCGCCGCTTCAGAAACCACAGGACTTGCCATATAACATCGCGAGGCATCGTTGAGATATCAACGATCGCTGGCTGGTCCTTATCGCCTATTGAGATTCGTAGGCTCTCATGCCATGATTTCGCAGGATCATCCGCGTAAAGCTGATACTCAGAGAACTGAATGCTGGCTCGGTCGCAACGTTCCTTCGCCTTGCGCCTGGTTTCGGCAGTTCTTGCCGCAAAAGCATCAACGAAGAATACGACCACGCTTTCTATCGGGTGCTTCTCGATGCTGCGTTCGAGGCCTGCAATGAAACGATCTTCCCAGCTAGCAACTGTGAACAATCTCATTCGTCTATTCTCCGAAGAGCTCCATCTGGGGTGAAGCCCCATCGCCTTCACTGAAAGGGAGATCCGCGCCCCTATCGGCTGATGCCCATAAGTCTGCCGCTTTCAATGAAACCCTGGCGTGCTGCCCATGTGGATCGAGTCCTCTCGCCGGCCACAGCAGGCGATTTGGGACGTAGTAGGTTTGACGCCTCCCCTTTTCCTTGGCGTTCCCGAGTCGCGTATAGAGAAGCTGCGACGCAATAAGAATCTGAAGGATCGCG
This is a stretch of genomic DNA from Posidoniimonas polymericola. It encodes these proteins:
- a CDS encoding glycosyltransferase family 4 protein — its product is MRVAYVCADPGIPVFGAKGCSLHVQEILRALTARGDSVDLFAVRVGGDPPPGLESVTTHLVPVARSSSAAEREQSLASAGESLAEMLEQNGPFELVYERHALWSAAAMQWAERRGVASILEVNAPLLQEQAEHRTLVDGELARQTAALSVTSAGVVACVSDRVTEYALDLGAEQGATMVVPNGVRPDLFGQRRPRANASSPFAVGFVGSLRPWHAVDDLYLAFGMMLDAHPLADSRLLVVGDGPRRESLEELIAAQPPERQHRFQLGGAVPPAEIPGWLSRFDVAVAPYAAEGDCYFSPLKLFEYMAAGLPIVAADCGQMSEVITHGQTGLLYQPGNLCDLRDQLSLLRDDPLLAEQMGAAARQEAAGRHSWNHRLDAILHAAGLVGGCTVVG
- a CDS encoding integrase core domain-containing protein is translated as MFFLLATSTEAQLRKQIEFLNAENEILRKHVPKQRIFLDNEDRERLLKLGDAVGKGVLQLVSIVSPRTYQRWQRRVSQGEKPAKKMGRKGTSESVRAIVVRLARETGWGYGRIVGELRKLRIKCVGRTTVRTILKEAGIHPGPKRGKGTWHEFVKIHSDTLWQADFFSKTVVTKAGLKQAFVLAFLHVDSRRVICSPATFKPDDDWVTAQAEAMLKEADKADLPVRFLVRDKDFKYSKRFDAVYEQADVAVEPTVPRAPNQNAFIERWIGSIKGECLDRFIAFGLDHLDYLVREYARYYNELRPHQSKDNKPLLGVWQDSEGPPIESSELVCRERLGGVLKHFERPAA
- a CDS encoding glycosyltransferase family 4 protein, coding for MNSTTRIAYVLKRYPRFSETFVVNEILTHEAAGVEVDIFALRPPLDTRFQPEIALVKGPVSYLSSGGLRASHLWDCLRPVLESGDTRAFAIADALDAEGDEVYQALQLAESIRRRGVTHIHAHFATSATTVARLASLLTGVPYTFTAHAKDIFHEYVDAGALGQKVRDAARVITVSDFNVTHLTQTHPEHAEKVTRLYNGIRLSKYPFREAAERAPLVLAVGRLVEKKGFDDLIAACARIRDQGVMFRCEIIGDGDLGEKLEKQIRQSDLQDTVTLLGARSTDEVAARMREAAAFVMPCITASTGDRDGMPTVLLEAMATGAPCIGTTVTGIPELIEHEVTGLLHPERRPDLIADSIIRLLTDEALGRELAVAAREQIEREFDIEKNSVVQREIFQQTSTTAWSELAEAV
- the thyX gene encoding FAD-dependent thymidylate synthase, with product MSPDHSTMPGGYLHKVLDDGFVRLVDTMGDDSSIVQAARISYGAGTKRVSEDRGLIRYLMRNRHSTPFEMCEVKLHVRVPMDAWRQWIRHRTANVNEYSTRYSEAIDAKQKTPAESWRVQSRSNKQGSGDCLATDSGKLLSSREAELHQLAEEVYQERLAAGVAREQARKDLPLSTYTEAYWKIDLHNLFHFLALRMDDHAQHEIRAYASVIGREIVAKWVPIAWEAFVDYRLEAMHLSRLDQVVINLLLAGQASDATEAAKSFGWIMEDGDGLKPNRERSEFEIKAAALGLTPTWL
- a CDS encoding ABC transporter ATP-binding protein, whose product is MAKQKPIRHALPEFVRAAKHFRGDLAREKWRAAQAFSALLIGVLAQLLEPWPLKFIIDSVLTPGGKADPLPSVFQGSPVVALAATGAAFVAIIGVRATASYIESVGFAMIGSRIVARLRSRLFCHLQALPLAFHNKSRQGDLLARVVGDIRLVRDVAVTAVLPLVASVLVLVGMAGVMLWVNWRLGLVALAVLPLFLLSTVKTGRKIHHAARKQRLHEGAIAASAAEAISSMQVVKALSLESRFEASFAVNENRSASDEVKTRKLAARLSRSTDLLIALSTAIVLVYGGRLVLAETMTIGGLVVFLTYMKRGLRPLKDFAKYAARLSKASAAAQRIFELLEMQPDSDGEDGREEAPRFKGAIEFRGVDYSYSPDAPVLQQFSATIAPGEFVAIVGESGVGKSTLLSLLLRFYEPESGEVLIDSAPVDLWQRASVRSQMSIVLQDTVLFAGTIAENIAYGAADVSQDMVEAAAKLARAHEFTSKFPDGYETIVGERGVTLSHGQRQRIAIARAAVRDAPILLLDEPATALDQQNKALTRAGLASLAAGRTTLLVTHDLKDAVDADRVLLIKDGRVAEEGTHDELVQKGGSYADLHRAQRGHAADRSTQSAGVAAP
- a CDS encoding phosphotransferase, whose translation is MRYKPGASCLASLSVADAAGPPDAYAIAFADSHAEKLANIVDRAEVGQCDIDRESNIVVWRAPFDRRLPSLAKLVDVGSGLLGRLLPEAFDDRPVQLAGLRYKPERRFVARIDRGDSAAAVVKLYSQQGYQTAWRASKSLAGLPTASRQCPVGHSSRHGAIAYDWAPGVAITDWRAAAADAGPAVAALHGARAGKLPELTAATLIARLKPIAASLRWLVPQAGDAIDAAAARIAAMVAEVKPRRAVLHGDLHTEQFLAAEHGVNLIDFDRACLGPPEWDLANLRTDLWERVHGADGDSAWSAFLEAYRRVAPADTEAIAAFSAVRLFEQAINPFRLRHASWQEQLVARVADARRIVEPGRTCGVVSPRQPVPEDERLPWLAEACDPTTVSDAVAELLPGLAIDAAKLVRHKPGRRGIVYYQAASGAEGQASQIVGKTERKPRHHQRLKLQRLLWEADFHDQSADGVSVARPMGGLPQWNMWLQSHVEGLGGWGALDGDDAPAAARHAARAIAKLHATSLLVDKKHGFAEEAEILSDRLGEAASMAPELSRRIRRVRDHCLEMLAAQPAANSVLLHRDFYPDQLIYGEGRVTLLDLDLVCHGPAAIDVGNFTGHLVEMAIRTGNPARYDAVESAFVGEYLQTANSASPKAIEATKLATLARHLYISQTRKQRRQFTSDILANCERMMADRER